In a single window of the Luteolibacter sp. Y139 genome:
- a CDS encoding sensor histidine kinase gives MSIPSIRRSLRIRCGIGIGLLLALLSEGVYLMIRQSLYQELDDSIRDTAAILANQVELENEAINYEWQEGIGTNRGLTEDTLFQFWDKVHGTTTRSPALGHRDLPRFTGVDGAPLMRSLQLPDGHYARAVGLRVYPFVLQDEVDAMTKRGNVIDPKTLPQVLVVARDGEPIRRTLERLRWMLAGGGVLTLGIGFALIDRAIRSSLRPIHQLSLQVKDRAEHRLDEPLELPEALPSELTSLATHFNVLLERVALIRQRERDFIRHAAHELRTPIAGLRATTDLALSQTRDAASYATHLMTCQKTADELGELVKRLSALARIGQPSGATSHQPVDLTHLLRECSEPFAHRARERGLEIKDELGSEPLLAPADPALLRIVFNNLLDNAVSYASDGSEIRLTGRHTERDIEISVSNPAEDYNGDVERLFEPLFRRESSRHDAASHLGIGLTLSRDAAHAMGGTLSAEKSGDGLRFTLAMPAAD, from the coding sequence ATGAGCATTCCCTCGATCCGTCGTTCCCTGCGGATCCGCTGCGGCATCGGCATCGGACTCCTGCTGGCGCTGCTCTCGGAGGGCGTCTACCTGATGATCCGGCAGAGCCTCTATCAGGAGCTCGATGACTCGATCCGGGATACCGCTGCCATCCTCGCGAACCAGGTGGAATTGGAAAACGAGGCGATCAACTACGAGTGGCAGGAAGGCATCGGCACCAACCGCGGCTTGACCGAGGACACGCTGTTCCAATTCTGGGACAAGGTCCACGGCACCACCACGCGTTCACCGGCCTTGGGCCACCGTGACTTGCCGCGGTTCACTGGCGTCGATGGCGCGCCCTTGATGCGCAGCCTCCAACTTCCCGATGGTCACTACGCGCGGGCCGTGGGACTGAGGGTCTATCCCTTCGTGCTGCAGGACGAAGTGGATGCCATGACGAAGCGGGGCAATGTCATCGATCCGAAAACACTTCCCCAGGTCCTGGTGGTGGCGCGCGATGGCGAACCGATCCGCCGAACGCTGGAGCGCCTGCGATGGATGCTCGCCGGAGGTGGAGTTCTCACCCTGGGCATCGGCTTCGCGCTCATCGACCGGGCGATCCGCTCTTCGCTGCGCCCCATCCACCAGCTGTCCTTGCAAGTGAAGGATCGCGCCGAGCACCGGCTGGATGAACCGCTGGAGCTGCCCGAGGCATTGCCCTCCGAACTCACCAGCCTGGCCACGCACTTCAATGTCCTGTTAGAGCGGGTGGCGTTGATCCGCCAGCGCGAGAGGGACTTCATCCGCCACGCGGCCCACGAGCTGCGGACACCGATCGCCGGCCTGCGGGCGACCACGGACCTGGCCCTGTCCCAGACACGCGATGCCGCCTCCTATGCGACGCATCTGATGACCTGCCAGAAGACAGCGGACGAGCTGGGTGAGCTGGTGAAGCGCCTTTCCGCCTTGGCGAGGATCGGCCAGCCATCAGGTGCCACCTCCCACCAGCCGGTGGATCTCACGCACCTGCTTCGCGAGTGCTCGGAACCATTCGCCCACCGTGCCCGGGAACGTGGCTTGGAGATAAAGGACGAGCTCGGCAGCGAGCCGCTCCTGGCACCCGCCGATCCCGCACTCTTGCGGATCGTCTTCAACAATCTCCTCGATAATGCCGTCTCCTACGCGAGCGATGGCAGTGAGATCCGCCTCACCGGCCGTCACACGGAGCGCGATATCGAGATCTCCGTTTCCAATCCTGCCGAGGACTACAACGGTGACGTCGAACGTCTCTTCGAGCCGCTGTTCCGCCGCGAATCCTCGCGTCATGATGCCGCATCGCATCTGGGAATCGGCCTCACCCTCAGCCGTGATGCGGCCCACGCGATGGGCGGCACGCTCTCGGCGGAAAAGTCCGGCGATGGCCTCCGCTTCACGCTTGCGATGCCCGCCGCGGACTGA
- a CDS encoding response regulator transcription factor — MRLLVIEDHTALREGLCQFLREAGYLVDSQATGDEGLWAAEGSEYDLVILDLMLPGVDGMTILRQLRAQGNPIHILVISARDGLEDRLEALDAGADDYLVKPFPLAEALARTRALLRRSFGKKSPVIAIGDLEIDPSRRGVKRGSRDIELTALEYRLLEYLAYRAGEVVSRTEIWEHVFEDGSGGSSNAVDVYIGYLRKKLNAAKEPDLIQTRRGQGYVLEVSKP; from the coding sequence ATGCGCTTGCTTGTCATTGAAGATCACACCGCCCTGCGCGAGGGACTCTGCCAATTCCTCCGCGAAGCCGGCTACCTCGTCGACAGCCAGGCCACCGGCGATGAAGGCCTCTGGGCCGCCGAAGGCAGCGAATATGATCTCGTGATCCTCGACCTCATGCTCCCCGGCGTCGATGGCATGACCATCCTCCGGCAACTTCGCGCCCAAGGGAACCCGATCCACATCCTGGTCATCAGCGCCCGGGACGGGCTGGAAGACCGGCTGGAAGCGCTCGATGCCGGCGCGGATGACTACCTCGTGAAGCCCTTCCCGCTCGCCGAGGCGCTGGCCCGGACCCGGGCCCTCTTGCGGCGCAGCTTTGGCAAGAAATCCCCCGTCATCGCGATCGGAGACTTGGAGATCGATCCCTCGCGCCGCGGTGTGAAACGGGGCAGCCGCGACATCGAGCTCACCGCCTTGGAATACCGCCTGTTGGAGTATCTGGCTTACCGGGCCGGCGAGGTGGTCTCGCGGACGGAGATCTGGGAGCACGTCTTCGAAGACGGCAGCGGCGGCAGCAGCAATGCCGTGGACGTCTACATCGGCTACCTCCGCAAGAAGCTGAATGCCGCGAAGGAGCCGGACTTGATCCAAACCCGGCGCGGCCAAGGCTACGTCCTCGAAGTATCGAAGCCATGA
- a CDS encoding sensor histidine kinase: protein MKNPSIRVRLIFGSTLVIAGVLLFSKVTMYREIERSLRQELDEQLLHSAILLSKSAELEAGGVIYEWEEALQSTAGLGIEGLFQFWNLKTGTTSRSPDLGTADLKFFHGEINQPVYQDLHLANGKPLRAIGFLHLPFTNEYGRDEMRRRGNILDPRDYPQVIVCARETTGLEYRLDETKRDLLWSGGLTLLAVWLAILLITHWTLRPLDRLASSLLKRSTEVATPLPEIPPDLPRELVPLASAFRVALEKVETARAHEKDFAFGAAHQLRTPIAGIHAVLEQAISRPRDAETLSQRIRRALEVTRDMRGTVESLMSLARLRGGIDDIVRQPFDPIAVLRNLIGEEERHQGNRHLGVTLPEKPLLLIGDERLFKVLVSILLENAFQHSPDGGRIWIEASPGPDGLVLTVANDARSFHPEDAERIFRPFQRGRKTSVNTGGAGLGLALAREIAQRLGGSIELDWSEEKSVLTFRFELANHPSA, encoded by the coding sequence ATGAAAAACCCATCCATCCGGGTCAGGCTCATCTTCGGAAGCACCTTGGTGATCGCCGGAGTGCTCCTGTTCTCGAAGGTCACCATGTATCGCGAGATCGAGCGGTCCCTGCGCCAGGAACTCGATGAGCAGCTGCTCCATTCCGCGATCCTGCTCTCGAAATCCGCGGAGCTCGAAGCCGGAGGCGTCATCTACGAATGGGAGGAGGCGCTCCAGTCCACTGCGGGTCTCGGGATCGAAGGCCTGTTCCAATTCTGGAATCTCAAGACCGGCACCACCAGCCGGTCCCCCGATTTGGGAACCGCGGATCTCAAGTTCTTCCACGGTGAAATCAACCAGCCGGTCTATCAGGATCTCCATCTGGCGAATGGCAAGCCGCTGCGCGCGATCGGCTTCCTCCATCTGCCTTTCACCAATGAATACGGCCGCGATGAAATGCGGCGGCGTGGCAATATCCTCGATCCCCGTGACTATCCACAGGTGATCGTCTGTGCCCGGGAGACCACCGGCCTCGAATACCGGCTTGATGAAACGAAGCGGGATCTGCTCTGGAGCGGAGGGCTTACACTCCTTGCCGTGTGGCTGGCGATCCTGTTGATCACCCATTGGACGCTGCGCCCGCTGGACCGGCTGGCATCATCACTTTTGAAGCGATCCACCGAGGTGGCCACTCCCTTGCCCGAGATCCCTCCGGATTTGCCGCGCGAGCTGGTTCCCTTGGCCTCGGCATTCCGGGTCGCCCTGGAGAAGGTCGAAACGGCCCGCGCCCATGAAAAGGACTTCGCCTTCGGCGCGGCGCATCAGCTGCGTACGCCGATCGCGGGCATACACGCCGTTCTCGAGCAAGCGATCTCCCGGCCTCGTGACGCCGAAACCCTCAGCCAGCGGATCCGGCGCGCCTTGGAGGTGACCCGCGACATGCGGGGGACCGTGGAGAGCCTCATGAGCCTCGCGCGGTTGAGAGGCGGCATTGATGATATCGTCCGGCAGCCCTTTGATCCCATCGCCGTCCTCAGGAATCTCATCGGCGAGGAAGAGCGGCATCAAGGCAACCGGCACCTGGGCGTGACCCTGCCGGAGAAACCATTGCTCCTCATCGGGGACGAGCGGCTTTTCAAAGTCCTCGTCTCCATCTTGCTTGAGAATGCATTCCAGCACAGTCCGGATGGCGGACGAATCTGGATCGAGGCCTCACCGGGCCCGGATGGCCTCGTTCTAACGGTAGCGAATGACGCCCGCAGCTTCCATCCGGAGGATGCCGAGCGGATCTTCCGCCCCTTCCAACGGGGACGGAAGACTTCGGTCAATACAGGCGGAGCCGGTCTCGGACTCGCACTGGCACGGGAGATTGCACAACGGCTGGGAGGATCGATTGAGCTCGATTGGAGCGAGGAGAAGTCAGTTCTCACCTTCCGCTTCGAGCTCGCCAACCACCCCTCCGCGTAA
- a CDS encoding response regulator transcription factor, whose product MRCLLVEDYLPLRESIRECLREAGYVVDDYGSGDEGQWSAENHEYEVIILDIMLPEVDGLTILRSLRKQHDKTPVILISARDAVEQRVDGLDAGADDYLVKPFELIELLARVRALTRRRYDRESPTIRIGDLIIDSLRKRAFRAEREISLTRLEYRILAYLAHREGQVVSRAEIGEHVYQDHDSGNSNKVDVYISYLRRKLNAGGEPDLIQTIRGLGYVISAETA is encoded by the coding sequence ATGCGTTGCCTTCTCGTCGAAGACTACCTTCCGCTTCGTGAGAGCATCCGCGAATGCCTCAGGGAAGCGGGCTATGTGGTCGACGACTACGGCTCGGGCGACGAAGGACAGTGGAGCGCTGAGAACCACGAATACGAGGTCATCATTCTGGACATCATGCTCCCCGAGGTGGATGGACTCACCATCCTGCGAAGCCTTCGCAAGCAGCATGACAAGACCCCCGTCATCCTGATCAGCGCGCGTGATGCCGTGGAGCAGCGGGTCGATGGACTGGATGCCGGAGCGGACGACTACCTCGTGAAGCCGTTCGAACTGATCGAGCTGCTTGCCAGGGTCAGGGCCTTGACGCGGCGCCGCTACGATCGCGAGTCACCCACGATCCGCATCGGCGACCTGATCATCGATTCGTTGCGAAAGCGCGCCTTCAGGGCGGAACGTGAGATTTCACTCACGCGCCTCGAATACCGCATCCTCGCTTACCTCGCCCATCGCGAAGGCCAGGTGGTCTCCCGCGCGGAGATCGGCGAGCACGTCTATCAGGATCACGACAGTGGCAATAGCAACAAGGTAGACGTCTACATCAGCTACCTCCGCCGCAAGCTCAATGCCGGTGGCGAGCCGGACCTGATCCAAACCATCCGTGGACTCGGCTACGTGATCTCGGCGGAGACCGCATGA
- a CDS encoding TonB-dependent siderophore receptor, which yields MTSLLALTQIPAAHAVESAPVKDEKKPEEFSDLVVQADRDKSLYKPEKIASPKYTKPLVDVAQTVTVVPKEVIQEQGATTLSEVLRNVPGITMQAGENGGAHSTAGDMFTLRGFDAANSIFTDGVRDDGLISRDTFNLESVEAFLGPAGSDVGRGTAAGYVNMQTKVPMIGNAYAGSTAFSSGDRMRNTIDLNQNLGLGKEGDWLGGSAFRLNGLYQFGGVAGRDEVERNTWAIAPSLAFGLGTPTRVIFQYQHVEQNNIPDYGIPAYRGRPLPGIDHEWFYGYVNGDFEDTTQDSFTFRIEHDFNENLKLRNQTRINSTKRDDVNSGLQYFPSTYVHTTPTSGFPNTVRVLRQSDIRENEIFSNMTTLNAAFDTGSFKHALVGGLEFTSEKQDGYQYLPSSLGAVIDLPAPYVPNPYINPPGYAPRLDPSFHTRGTVENVGLYVFDTVDITDRWMLSGGIRMDSYDTDYISRATVTSGGALGAVTGPFSASDEVFSGKAALSYKPTADSSVYLAYGRTVTPPGTANFSLNNTTNAGSGAITSNANINSDPQESTNIELGGKWDALDAKLSLTGALFYTRNENTIYQNDPTDPTSYSQDGAQDVYGATIGAAGSITENWNVFANATYLDATLDQPGATTGTPAIPIDGNRLTRTPKFSGTVWSTYKLPKGFTVGGGIRYQGRTYTSTSNLIDTAAYAVLDGMVQYDVNENINVRLNVYNLLDREYVASSGGGGGQGGGAVGNPATATGGRVNMGQPISFMLSTNFSF from the coding sequence ATGACTTCCCTTCTCGCGCTTACTCAGATTCCTGCCGCCCATGCGGTCGAAAGCGCTCCAGTGAAGGATGAGAAAAAGCCTGAGGAGTTTTCGGATCTTGTGGTGCAGGCCGACCGGGATAAATCGCTCTACAAGCCGGAGAAGATCGCTTCGCCCAAATACACCAAGCCGCTGGTGGACGTCGCCCAGACGGTGACGGTGGTGCCGAAGGAAGTGATTCAAGAACAGGGGGCGACCACGCTTTCCGAGGTGCTTCGCAACGTGCCGGGCATCACGATGCAAGCTGGCGAAAACGGCGGTGCCCACAGCACCGCGGGCGACATGTTCACCCTGCGTGGATTCGATGCGGCGAACAGCATCTTCACCGATGGCGTCCGCGATGACGGCCTGATTTCACGCGACACCTTCAATCTGGAATCCGTCGAAGCGTTCTTGGGGCCTGCGGGTTCGGACGTGGGTCGCGGCACGGCCGCTGGATACGTCAACATGCAGACCAAGGTGCCGATGATCGGGAATGCCTATGCGGGATCCACCGCATTCTCAAGCGGCGACCGGATGCGGAATACCATCGATCTCAATCAGAACCTCGGTCTCGGCAAGGAAGGCGATTGGCTCGGTGGGAGCGCCTTCCGCCTGAATGGACTCTATCAGTTCGGCGGTGTCGCCGGCCGGGATGAGGTGGAGCGGAATACCTGGGCGATCGCTCCGTCGCTTGCCTTCGGCCTCGGAACCCCCACGCGGGTCATCTTCCAGTACCAGCACGTGGAGCAGAACAATATCCCTGACTACGGGATTCCCGCGTATCGCGGCCGGCCATTGCCGGGGATCGATCACGAGTGGTTCTACGGCTACGTCAATGGCGACTTCGAGGACACCACCCAGGACAGCTTCACCTTCCGCATCGAGCACGATTTCAACGAGAACCTGAAGTTGCGCAACCAGACGCGCATCAACTCGACCAAGCGGGACGACGTCAACAGCGGCCTCCAGTATTTCCCGTCGACCTACGTTCACACGACTCCGACGAGCGGCTTCCCGAATACCGTCCGGGTGCTGCGCCAGAGCGATATCCGCGAGAATGAGATCTTCTCGAACATGACGACGCTGAATGCGGCGTTCGACACCGGATCCTTCAAGCATGCGCTGGTGGGCGGACTGGAGTTCACGAGCGAGAAGCAGGATGGCTACCAGTATCTTCCTTCGTCGCTGGGTGCGGTGATCGATCTCCCGGCGCCTTACGTTCCGAATCCCTACATCAATCCGCCGGGCTACGCGCCGCGGCTTGACCCCAGCTTCCACACGCGGGGCACGGTCGAGAATGTGGGTCTCTATGTGTTCGACACCGTGGACATCACCGATCGCTGGATGCTCAGCGGCGGCATCCGCATGGACAGCTACGATACGGACTACATCTCCCGCGCCACGGTCACCAGCGGTGGTGCACTGGGTGCGGTCACGGGGCCTTTCAGCGCCTCGGACGAAGTCTTCAGCGGCAAGGCGGCGCTCAGCTACAAGCCAACTGCGGACAGCTCGGTGTATCTGGCCTATGGCCGCACAGTGACGCCTCCGGGCACGGCGAACTTCTCGCTGAACAACACCACCAACGCGGGTTCCGGAGCGATCACCAGCAACGCGAACATCAATAGCGATCCGCAGGAGTCCACCAACATCGAGCTGGGTGGGAAATGGGATGCCCTGGATGCAAAGTTGAGCCTTACCGGTGCGCTCTTCTACACCCGGAACGAGAACACTATCTATCAGAACGATCCCACCGACCCGACCTCCTACTCGCAGGACGGGGCGCAGGATGTGTATGGTGCGACGATCGGAGCGGCGGGCTCGATCACGGAGAACTGGAATGTCTTCGCGAATGCCACCTATCTGGACGCGACGCTTGATCAACCCGGAGCAACCACTGGCACTCCGGCGATCCCGATCGATGGCAATCGCCTTACCCGCACGCCGAAATTCTCCGGCACTGTCTGGAGCACCTACAAGCTGCCCAAGGGCTTTACGGTCGGCGGTGGCATCCGCTATCAGGGGCGCACCTACACCAGCACCAGCAACCTCATCGATACGGCAGCCTATGCCGTGCTCGACGGCATGGTGCAGTACGACGTGAACGAGAACATCAATGTCCGCCTCAACGTCTATAACCTCCTCGATCGCGAATACGTCGCCAGCTCCGGTGGCGGTGGTGGCCAAGGTGGTGGTGCCGTTGGCAATCCGGCCACGGCGACCGGCGGACGCGTGAACATGGGTCAGCCAATCTCCTTCATGCTGAGCACGAACTTCTCTTTCTAA
- a CDS encoding tetratricopeptide repeat protein has translation MIEALEEKKGSESLHELTECLVTLGILLRDHGQPFEALPYLARAVEIAKPFDTGSVAAKETLADALMNRGICDLTLATPAHVASALEAFDAAIGIRSRLPLEGYPGTRWGLAAAYMNRGDALTRLHGPTGEAREAYDLAITELDHIGPGDGFDLLQRKALAWTNRGLATGSPDEAIACFSRGIDLLADSSSDRHLLTRCHALLHRGLLHLSKIGDTALAQTDARALIAITRANERRYPAMAEVGLHARHLLCRALVKSLEDGTPAENGDWIAEASDTVEDALSLERYWAARDIRAFRTIAFELFVLGLRIYRVCQPHFLSEFILESLDPATTPGAPRDDPRFLEAAAVAIKQGLDDALVRGASSTLQPEDHAKELAIIDALKAADLRLSRLQKSGQG, from the coding sequence ATGATCGAAGCCTTGGAGGAGAAAAAAGGGAGCGAATCCCTGCATGAACTCACGGAGTGTCTCGTGACGCTGGGAATCCTGCTCCGCGATCACGGCCAGCCATTCGAGGCTCTTCCCTATCTCGCGAGGGCCGTTGAAATCGCGAAGCCCTTCGACACCGGAAGCGTCGCCGCGAAGGAGACTCTGGCAGATGCCTTGATGAACCGCGGCATTTGCGATCTAACATTGGCCACACCCGCTCATGTCGCCAGTGCCCTTGAGGCTTTCGACGCCGCGATCGGCATTCGCTCCCGGCTTCCCTTGGAAGGTTACCCCGGCACGCGCTGGGGACTGGCCGCCGCCTACATGAATCGCGGCGATGCCCTGACCCGCTTGCATGGCCCCACCGGGGAAGCCCGGGAAGCTTACGACCTGGCCATTACCGAGCTTGATCACATCGGCCCCGGCGATGGCTTCGACCTCCTCCAGAGAAAGGCACTCGCCTGGACGAATCGCGGGCTCGCAACCGGATCCCCGGATGAAGCGATTGCCTGCTTTTCCCGCGGCATCGACCTCTTGGCAGACAGTAGCTCGGACCGACATCTGCTCACGCGCTGCCATGCGCTGCTCCACCGCGGACTACTACATCTCTCGAAGATCGGCGACACGGCCCTCGCGCAAACGGATGCCAGGGCGCTGATCGCGATCACCCGGGCAAACGAACGCCGCTATCCCGCGATGGCAGAGGTCGGACTTCATGCCCGCCACCTCTTGTGCCGCGCACTGGTCAAGTCACTCGAAGATGGCACCCCGGCGGAAAACGGCGATTGGATCGCCGAGGCGAGCGACACGGTCGAGGATGCGCTCTCGCTGGAGAGATACTGGGCAGCCCGTGACATCCGCGCTTTCCGGACCATCGCGTTCGAATTGTTTGTCCTCGGCCTGAGGATCTACCGCGTTTGCCAACCCCACTTCCTTTCGGAATTCATCCTGGAATCGCTTGATCCTGCGACAACACCCGGAGCACCCCGGGATGATCCGCGCTTTCTCGAAGCCGCAGCCGTGGCGATCAAGCAAGGACTCGATGACGCCCTCGTGCGCGGTGCGTCTTCCACCTTGCAGCCTGAGGATCATGCGAAGGAACTCGCCATCATCGACGCGTTGAAAGCCGCCGACCTGCGACTCTCCCGGCTACAGAAAAGCGGACAAGGATGA
- a CDS encoding DUF1003 domain-containing protein yields MTDSSATRTCAISGKTVPASDCIPCASLRPSLLAFIRKKHPHLGMGECIARDILPELKAAFVEEALSEEIGEITDLERNVIDSLREHEIISERPDDAEELEKRTFGDVLADRIASFGGSWKFIIIFGTFIFGWILLNVAIMIAKPPDPYPFILLNLLLSCLAAFQAPVIMMSQNRGEARDRRRAEQDYQINLKAELEIRHLHEKLDHLLHHHGERLLEIQNIQTELLRQLLERGGNPPSSS; encoded by the coding sequence ATGACCGACTCCTCCGCCACACGCACCTGTGCCATATCCGGAAAGACGGTCCCAGCGAGCGACTGCATCCCCTGCGCCTCGCTCCGCCCCTCGCTGCTGGCATTCATCCGCAAGAAGCATCCCCACCTCGGCATGGGCGAGTGCATCGCCCGGGACATCCTTCCGGAACTGAAAGCCGCCTTCGTCGAGGAAGCACTTAGCGAGGAGATCGGCGAGATCACCGACCTCGAGCGCAACGTCATCGACAGTCTCCGCGAGCACGAGATCATCTCCGAGCGTCCGGACGATGCCGAGGAACTTGAGAAGCGCACCTTCGGCGATGTCCTGGCCGACCGCATCGCCAGCTTCGGTGGCAGCTGGAAGTTCATCATCATCTTCGGCACCTTCATCTTCGGCTGGATTCTGCTGAACGTGGCGATCATGATCGCCAAGCCGCCGGACCCCTATCCCTTCATCCTGCTGAACCTGCTGCTCTCCTGCCTCGCCGCCTTCCAGGCGCCGGTCATCATGATGAGCCAGAACCGCGGCGAAGCGCGCGACCGCCGCCGCGCCGAGCAGGACTATCAGATCAATCTCAAGGCCGAGCTCGAGATCCGTCACCTCCACGAAAAGCTCGATCACCTGCTCCACCACCACGGCGAGCGCCTTCTGGAAATCCAGAACATCCAGACCGAGCTGCTCCGGCAACTCCTGGAGCGCGGCGGCAATCCACCAAGCTCATCATGA